A genomic stretch from Gemmatimonadota bacterium includes:
- the gcvT gene encoding glycine cleavage system aminomethyltransferase GcvT — protein MAEELRRTPLYDQHRRLGARMVPFAGYEMPLQYGPGILAEHRAVREKAGLFDVSHMGELEIRGNDPLGFVQYVTTNDASRLAAGQAQYSVLCQEDGGALDDCLVYRHDDHFMIVVNASGRDRDREWLTRFAGRFGVRVIDRSDDLALLALQGPAAERILRRLASADVSALAYYHFQEAQVGGRPTRLSRTGYTGEDGFEIYVEAGLAPALWNQLLEAGADDGLLPAGLGARDSLRLEMGYILYGNDLDENHTPLEAGLGWVVKLDKPADFLGRTALLRQKSEGVRQRLVGFVLQERGFPRHAYELRFRGEPAGEVTSGILSPTLNRGIGLGYLPLEAATAGTPVEVVIRDHAVPAEVVRPPFYQDGSLRR, from the coding sequence ATGGCGGAGGAGCTGAGGCGCACGCCGCTCTACGACCAGCATCGTCGCCTGGGCGCCAGGATGGTGCCCTTTGCCGGTTACGAGATGCCACTGCAATACGGGCCCGGCATCCTGGCCGAGCACCGGGCCGTGCGCGAGAAGGCCGGGCTCTTCGACGTGTCCCATATGGGCGAGCTCGAGATCCGCGGCAACGACCCGCTCGGCTTCGTGCAGTACGTTACCACCAATGATGCCTCCCGCCTCGCCGCCGGGCAGGCACAGTACTCGGTCCTGTGCCAGGAAGACGGCGGCGCACTGGACGACTGTCTGGTCTACCGCCATGACGACCACTTCATGATCGTGGTCAACGCCTCCGGGCGGGACAGGGATCGAGAATGGCTGACCAGGTTTGCCGGCCGCTTCGGCGTCCGCGTCATCGACCGCTCCGATGACCTCGCGTTGCTCGCATTGCAGGGCCCGGCGGCCGAGCGGATCCTGCGCCGACTGGCCTCGGCAGACGTGTCGGCTCTCGCCTACTACCATTTCCAGGAAGCCCAGGTCGGGGGCCGGCCCACCCGCCTCAGCCGCACCGGCTACACGGGCGAGGATGGCTTCGAGATCTACGTCGAAGCGGGGCTGGCCCCCGCGTTGTGGAATCAGTTGCTCGAGGCGGGCGCCGACGACGGACTCCTGCCCGCCGGACTCGGCGCGCGTGATTCGCTGCGCCTCGAGATGGGCTACATCCTCTACGGCAATGACCTGGACGAGAACCACACCCCGCTCGAAGCCGGCCTGGGGTGGGTGGTCAAGCTGGACAAGCCCGCGGATTTCCTGGGGCGCACGGCCCTGCTCCGCCAGAAGTCTGAAGGTGTGCGCCAGCGGCTGGTCGGCTTCGTGCTGCAGGAGCGGGGCTTTCCGCGCCATGCCTACGAGCTGCGCTTTCGCGGCGAGCCGGCGGGCGAGGTGACGAGCGGAATCCTGAGTCCGACACTGAATCGGGGCATTGGGCTCGGCTACCTGCCCCTCGAGGCGGCCACGGCCGGGACGCCCGTCGAGGTCGTGATCCGTGACCACGCGGTGCCCGCCGAGGTTGTGCGCCCGCCCTTCTACCAGGACGGCTCGCTGCGCCGGTAA
- a CDS encoding MogA/MoaB family molybdenum cofactor biosynthesis protein encodes MRCAILTVSDSVVRGTRDDRSGEAIAAWARERGYVLAARRVVPDDAGQISAALLAWADAGAADVILTTGGTGFTARDVTPEGTRVVLEREAPGLAEAIRREGAGATPFAWLSRGVAGLRGSTLIVNLPGSPSGVRDGLEVLGRILEHAVQLLRGVDTERH; translated from the coding sequence ATCCGCTGCGCCATTCTCACGGTTTCGGACAGTGTTGTCCGCGGGACGCGGGATGATCGGAGCGGCGAGGCCATTGCGGCCTGGGCCCGGGAGCGTGGCTACGTGCTCGCGGCCCGGCGCGTGGTCCCCGACGATGCCGGTCAGATCTCTGCGGCGCTCCTCGCCTGGGCGGATGCCGGCGCGGCCGATGTCATCCTGACCACGGGCGGGACCGGCTTTACGGCGCGGGACGTGACGCCGGAGGGTACGCGCGTCGTGCTCGAGCGGGAGGCGCCCGGCCTCGCCGAGGCGATCCGGCGGGAGGGCGCGGGCGCTACTCCGTTTGCCTGGCTGTCCCGCGGCGTGGCCGGCCTGCGGGGTTCTACCTTGATCGTGAACCTACCCGGCAGCCCGAGCGGCGTGAGGGACGGGCTCGAGGTGCTCGGCCGCATTCTCGAGCATGCCGTTCAACTGCTGCGCGGCGTGGATACCGAGCGACACTAG
- a CDS encoding sigma-54-dependent Fis family transcriptional regulator yields MPDTVVITTHDLGPAIGLRDIFERDGYAVELLTATERIRGVENPVLLILTGGLEEKRARRLVREAIELDRLPVIGLADPPGHGLAENRRRLGLSECFAKPIELEDVALVARRVIERRRLQALTGIVGETEAVREALERVVQIAPVHSTVLVTGESGTGKELVARGIHDLSSRRHRPFIPANVAALTETLLESELFGHEKGAFTGAVAQRKGLFELANKGTLFLDEIGEMPPATQSKLLRVLESREFMLVGGEQPLQVDVRFIAATNQDLRTLVELGTFRRDLYYRLNVLHIELPPLRQRREDIPLLIETFIHQTSREHGRPEIVLSPEALAVLLEYPWPGNVRELRNLVESMVVLAPGRVIRPEDIPPAVRSAAAAPSRTVLPVPLAPRVRLDGDDTAPQLEFVFRTLLQLRVDLEDLRRDFDQYRRAHPELPGPVQLPYPYPYLTGSLVGSPLIQDAELPAETVESAGEGAEEEGAVVYRRGMTMQELEREAITLALRDVRGNRRKAAELLGIGERTLYRKIKEYGIPF; encoded by the coding sequence ATGCCGGATACGGTCGTCATCACCACGCACGACCTGGGACCTGCCATTGGACTGCGCGACATCTTCGAGCGGGACGGCTACGCCGTCGAACTGCTCACGGCCACGGAGCGCATTCGCGGCGTCGAGAATCCCGTCCTGTTGATCCTGACGGGCGGACTCGAGGAGAAGCGCGCGCGCCGCCTGGTTCGCGAGGCCATCGAACTGGACCGTCTCCCGGTGATCGGGCTGGCCGATCCGCCCGGTCATGGGCTCGCCGAGAACCGCCGCCGGCTCGGCCTGTCGGAATGCTTTGCCAAGCCGATCGAACTCGAGGATGTCGCACTCGTCGCCCGCCGCGTCATCGAGCGGCGTCGACTCCAGGCGCTCACCGGGATCGTGGGCGAGACCGAAGCAGTGCGTGAGGCGCTCGAGCGCGTGGTCCAGATCGCGCCCGTCCACTCGACCGTGCTCGTCACCGGGGAGAGCGGCACGGGCAAGGAGCTGGTGGCGCGCGGCATTCATGATCTGTCATCGCGCCGGCACCGACCGTTCATTCCTGCCAATGTTGCTGCCCTGACCGAGACGCTCCTCGAGTCGGAGCTGTTCGGTCACGAGAAGGGAGCTTTCACGGGCGCGGTCGCGCAGCGCAAAGGTCTGTTCGAGCTGGCCAACAAGGGCACGCTCTTCCTGGACGAGATCGGGGAGATGCCGCCCGCCACGCAAAGCAAGCTGCTGCGCGTTCTCGAATCGCGCGAGTTCATGCTCGTCGGCGGCGAACAGCCCCTTCAGGTCGATGTACGCTTCATTGCGGCGACCAACCAGGACCTGCGCACCCTGGTCGAGCTCGGTACGTTCCGCCGCGACCTGTATTACCGGCTGAATGTCCTGCACATCGAGCTGCCGCCGCTGCGCCAGCGGCGCGAGGACATTCCGCTGCTGATCGAGACGTTCATCCATCAGACCAGCCGCGAGCACGGGCGCCCGGAAATCGTGCTCTCGCCCGAAGCGCTGGCCGTCCTGCTCGAGTACCCCTGGCCCGGCAACGTGCGCGAGCTGCGCAATCTGGTCGAGTCCATGGTCGTCCTCGCGCCCGGCCGGGTCATCCGCCCCGAGGACATCCCGCCGGCCGTGCGCAGCGCGGCGGCCGCACCGTCCCGGACCGTGCTGCCCGTCCCGCTCGCGCCGCGCGTGCGCCTCGATGGCGATGACACCGCGCCGCAACTCGAATTCGTGTTCCGCACGCTGCTCCAGTTGCGCGTCGATCTCGAGGACCTGCGCCGCGACTTCGATCAGTACCGCCGGGCGCACCCGGAACTACCCGGACCCGTGCAGCTCCCTTACCCGTACCCATATCTCACCGGCAGCCTCGTCGGCTCCCCGCTCATCCAGGATGCGGAGCTGCCGGCAGAGACCGTGGAGAGCGCGGGGGAAGGAGCGGAGGAGGAGGGTGCTGTCGTCTACCGGCGCGGTATGACCATGCAGGAGCTGGAGCGCGAGGCCATCACCCTCGCCCTGCGCGACGTGCGCGGCAACCGCCGCAAGGCGGCGGAGCTGCTGGGGATCGGCGAGCGGACGCTCTACCGCAAGATCAAGGAGTACGGGATCCCCTTTTAG